The sequence TGACCTCCATCTATCGATGGAGAGTTCACACTGAATGACCTCCATCTATGCAGAGTTCACACCGAATGACCTCTGTCTATCTATGCAGAATTCACTCTGAATGACCCCCATCTATCTATACATAGTTCACACCAAATGACCTCCATCTATCTATGCAGAGTTCACACTGAATGACCTCCATCTATCTGTGCAGAGTTCACACTGAATGACCTCCATCTACCTATGCAGAGTTCACACTGAATGACCTCCATCTATCTGTGCAGAGTTCACACTGAATGTTGAAGGATGATGTGAGAGTAAATGAGAAGATACCTGGGTGCCTCTCTCTTTGATCTGATCCTCGTATCAGACATAGGCTGCTCACCCACAGCTGTACTGTGTGAGACTGTCTTTACCTGATTAAGCTTTTCttacttgattaaaaaaatatgcaAGGCATAGAAAATACTAACAGCTGTTTCAAACCTCCTTTTCTGAAGCAACATGGCTCCTCCAATCTTAGTGAGCATGCCAACATTCAGCCAGGTGTCCTTCCCTGTGAATCAGGATAAACGGGCTGAGAACTGCATAACCAAGGGTCAGAAATTCTTGAAAATGCATTGTGAAGGAGTCattcttcaaagagaaagataaatacaAAGAGACAACACAATCTGCCCAATAGAAGGAAAGAATACAGAGCATCAGAAGGAGGACGCTCTGGGCAGCTCTCAGCTCAGGGGGAGTTCTGTAGAGAAGCTTGGCCTTCTGAAGGTAGAGGACACGCTGGTGGTGCTTGTGGAGAAGAGATACCATGTAGCCACTGGCCCCTCCCATGGCTCCCTGAAACACTGCATCTCTCAGGACCATGAGAGGGAGAAACATGCTGTTtattttctgactttcttttttgaaataacAGTATAAACTATTGTTACTCAGTTGTAATGTATTTGTGACTCTGTTTCTGATAGAGTGGAGGAGGTTCATGCTGATCAAGGAATTGAGAATCCAAAAGAGCAGGGAGAGAAGCATATACCATGTGGACCTCAGTCTGAGCCTCCCCCACCAGGAGTCTCTGGGGCTCATGATGATGGCCTGGACCACCGTGAGGAGACTGCTGGTGCAGATGGAGAGGCCCCGGGCCATCCTTTCTAAATAAACAATAATGTGACAGCCCACATCACCTAGGAAGTGTCTCAGACCTAAAGCTGCAGTTGTCGTTGGTATGCTCTTGGAGAAAAGCATTATAATATTTGTAAAAGCCAAGTGCATGAGAATAagattcagattttttaaaatgctctttgttttgctgtgtttcttCCCATGTTGTATGGATctgaacccacagaaatccatctgtctctacttctagagtgctgagaataaaaatGTGTACCACCAAGCTCAGCCAGAGCTTCCGGTTTTTatgctttctcttcctgccatgtttttaaattatgttttctttcagCTAATTAATCTGATTGGcctatgttttaaattttatcttgtaaTATGTGCTTACTATTCTCTGTTGGTATATTTTCAGTAACATTTTTTGATGTGttatcttaggatttctattgctgtgataaaacaccatgaccaaaagcaacctggggaggtaACCTGGAGTTTATTTTGCTTCCACTTCCAGGAAATAGTCCATCAACaagggaagggaagcaggaactcgaggcaggacctgatggagaggccatgaaggagtgcttcTTGCTAGCTTACTCTTAATGGCTTGCTCTCTTTGCTCTCTCATGGCACCCAGGGCCATCAGCTCAgaggtggcactgtccacagttaGCAAGGCCCTCCCACGTTAATcgtcagtcaagaaaatgcaccacaggctggcttacaggtaatctggtgggggcattttctcaattgaggttcctcttccgaAATgcctctagcctgtgtcaagctgacataaaaactaCCAGCTCATGAATGCTATACTAACATGATTCTTCCAATACATAATTCATTGAAAACATCAGATTTTGGAAAACAGTATACACAGTAGCGTGCTTCCTTGCGACACTTCCTGGACACTTCctgttgctcctcctcctcctcactctgtccctcctgcccactgcttgctgcttcttcctccctcgGTTAGCCTCGTCCTCTTTCACATCACATGTGTTCTAttaccctcttctctccccctcttaagtcctctcttttccttcccatgGCCCCCTCTcagatatacaaatataaaaatttaaatctggGATTGATATAAGAGAGAAaatatgcagtatttgtctttctgaatgtgGATTATCTTGCTTGCCACAataatttctagttccatccactttgaaaatgtcataataatttttttctttacatctggAATggaactccattgtgtatttgtgcTTCTTTATTCCTTCTTCTGCTGTGGAACATCTTGGCTGATTCTATTTCTTGCTTGTGATTCCTCCTTGCGTTTTTGCATTTCTTCAGGTCCGATTTATATAGACATACACGTGTTTTCGCCTTTAGAAATCTGAAATTCTCATTACTCTTCAGTACCAGCTGTGCAGTGCTCATGTTCCTTGCTTTTGGGAtttgacaccatcttctggagACTGGTGTCTGTGAATACAGCAGGAACTTCCCATTCTTTAGAACTGTGGCACTCCATGTACTTAAATTGTTCATCTTTACTTCCTACGAGGACATTTTTGTGTCTCACTGTTTGGAATTGAAAGAGGCTGAATGCTGCCCTTTgaacttttctttctccctttccttcccttctgttacgttcccttccattccctccccttccctccatccccttcctttcctcccttccttttctttcttttggttgccCTGAAACTTGCTACGCAAATCAAAAATCACGCTAGCTTTGAATTCATGtgcgtctgcctcccgagtgctggatttaaaggcatgcaccaccacaccaggcttttcttttcttctcttctcttctcttctctctctctctctctctgaattgaGAGAAGCTGTAGGATGACTTGTTAACTCCACATGCACTGCAAGAAAGTCTGGGGTTACTCTTTAATCTTCCCTCAGTCCTTTTCTTAAGTCACAATGTGCAGTGTCTCCTTTAGTACCTGGAGGGGCTGTCACAGAACATCCTGACTCCTCAGTGAGCATTCCAGCAGCTAGCCAAGTGGAAATCCTTTATTATCAGGATAAAGGGGCTGAGAGCAGCATAGCCAACTCCTAGAAACAACTTAGCATTTAGTATTATGGAATCAAGGGTGAAGACAGACCCAATgtagaaggaggaaatgaaatcTCCCAAGTAATAGAGGAGGAAACAGGTCATAAGAACGAGAACACTCCATGTAGCTCTGACTTCTGGGCTGACCCTATTTGCAAGCCTGGAGCTGTGAAGGTAGAGGACACGCTTGTGATGTCTATACAGGTGGAGAGCCATGGACCCACTGCTCCAGCCCATGAGACTTTGAAAGATGACATCACGAAGAGccatgagagacagaaaaagccatTTAACTGTACACCCGGATGGCAGCATATAGCAatactcactgtatagcccagctCTAGATCTGTTCAGACTGCTGCCTGCTGTGATGTAGTAGAGCAAGTTGGAGCTTATGAGAACATTAAAAAtccaaaggaggaggagaaagggaagaacttGCCATGAGCTCTGTGGTTTGAGCTTTCTCCACAAGGAAGTCCTGGGACTGATGGTGGCAGCCTGGACCACGCTGAGGAGACAGGTGGTGCAGATGGAGAGGCCCCGGGACACCCTTCCCAGATAAACCAAAGTTTTACAACCTGCGTCACCCAGAACATTTTTGAAATGAAGGCCTGTGGTTATGTATTGGATCCCTGAAGTACAAAGAATGATTATGTTTGGAATCGCCAGATGAGTGAAGATAAGGTCTATCGGTTTTTTCTCAGAACCCATGATAAACATATGTACATGTCTCATAAATAAAAGGATGTTTCCTAAAATTCCAAGTCCAATAAGAGAAAGGAAGATTATTTGCTGGATGAGATCACTCCAGATCATCTTTTGACTTCATGATGAGAACTAGGGAAATTCATTTTG is a genomic window of Peromyscus maniculatus bairdii isolate BWxNUB_F1_BW_parent chromosome 5, HU_Pman_BW_mat_3.1, whole genome shotgun sequence containing:
- the LOC102919726 gene encoding vomeronasal type-1 receptor 3-like; the encoded protein is MDFCGFRSIQHGKKHSKTKSILKNLNLILMHLAFTNIIMLFSKSIPTTTAALGLRHFLGDVGCHIIVYLERMARGLSICTSSLLTVVQAIIMSPRDSWWGRLRLRSTWYMLLSLLFWILNSLISMNLLHSIRNRVTNTLQLSNNSLYCYFKKESQKINSMFLPLMVLRDAVFQGAMGGASGYMVSLLHKHHQRVLYLQKAKLLYRTPPELRAAQSVLLLMLCILSFYWADCVVSLYLSFSLKNDSFTMHFQEFLTLGYAVLSPFILIHREGHLAECWHAH
- the LOC143273173 gene encoding putative vomeronasal receptor-like protein 4 gives rise to the protein MIWSDLIQQIIFLSLIGLGILGNILLFMRHVHMFIMGSEKKPIDLIFTHLAIPNIIILCTSGIQYITTGLHFKNVLGDAGCKTLVYLGRVSRGLSICTTCLLSVVQAATISPRTSLWRKLKPQSSWQVLPFLLLLWIFNVLISSNLLYYITAGSSLNRSRAGLYSEYCYMLPSGCTVKWLFLSLMALRDVIFQSLMGWSSGSMALHLYRHHKRVLYLHSSRLANRVSPEVRATWSVLVLMTCFLLYYLGDFISSFYIGSVFTLDSIILNAKLFLGVGYAALSPFILIIKDFHLASCWNAH